The Pseudofrankia sp. DC12 region CGGATGGCCCGCCGCTGGAATGCCTGACGATTTGTCTCGTAACCGGAGGTCGGTGTCAAGGCACGCAGGCTGACGGATTTGCGGCGTCGGGTCTGCGTCATCGCAGCCAAACGGCGCGCGCCTTAGAGCTGTATGTCGCGAGCTGGATTTCCGACGAAGCATTCCGTCGGTTTCCGGCAACCGCCCAGCATAGAGGCGCAGGCGCGGCGAGGATGCACCAGTCGCCGAAAAGGATGCCCGTGCTGTCGAGGGGAACCGCTCGGTGTCCGGACCGAGGCCAGAAGGCGGAGAGCCGGCTCCTACTTAGGGCTGATCACGGCGCGGGGCCGGCTCCCGTACCGTGAGGATTCATGGAGGCGGCTCTCGGTCGGCGCGCGGGCGGCCGCGACCACCCGGACCGGCCGCGGCCGCCGGCCCGGGTCTGGCGGGACTGGGCTCTGGTCGCCGTGTTCACGCCCATGGCCCTGCTCGAAGGGCTGCTGCGGCCGGATCTGCCCTGGCGGCCGGTGGCGCTCGTCATCGGCGTCGGGCTGGTGCCGACGCTGCTGTGGCGCCGGACAAGGCCGTTCCTGATGACGGCCATCGCGTTCGGCGTCGGCATCGTCGCCTCGCTCGCGACCAGCGGGCCGCCGCCCGAGCTGAACTCGATGTTCTACCTGCTGCTCTTCCCATACGCGCTGGCCCGTTGGGGCGAGGGCCGGGCGGTCCCGGCGGGCCTTTCGATCGCGGTGCTGGCCGACGTCGTGTCGTTCGTCGCCGACCCCGAGTCGCTGGGCAGCGCGGCTGGTGGGCTGGCGGTCCTGACCACCTCCGCCGCGCTCGGCGCCGCGTTCCGCTACCGGGCCTGGGCCCGGTTCCGAGAGTTCGAGCAGGTGAAGCTCGTCGAACGGGAGCGGCTCGCCCGCGACCTGCACGACACCGTCGCCCACCACGTCTCGGCTATCGCGATCCGCGCGCAGGCCGGCCTCGCGACGGCGCCGGCCCGCCAGGAGGCCGCCACCGAGGCGTTGCGCCTGATCGAGACCGAGGCGAGACGGACGCTGGCCGAGATGCGGACGATGGTCCGTGTCCTGCGCCGTGACCAGCCGCTCACCGCCACGGGCTCTTCGCTGCCCGTCGCCCCGCCCCTGGGCGGGCCGGGACCGCTGGCCGGGCCGACGCCGCCGCGGCCCGAGGATCTCGCGCCAACGCCGGGCATCACGGACCTGGGCCGGCTGGCGGACGACCGGGCCGGGCTTCCCGTCGCGGTCAGCCTCGCCGGACCGGTGGACGACGTCGCGGCTCCGGTGGCCACCGCCGTCTACCGGCTCGCGCAGGAGGCGGTGACGAACGCCCGCCGACACGCGCGCGGTGCGACCGGCATCGAGGTGGAGGTGACCGCGGACGACGGCGCGGTCCGGCTGCGGGTACGGGACGACGGCGACACCAGCGGGGCGGCGCCGAGCCCGACGCCCGGGTACGGCCTGCTCGGGATGCGCGAGCGCGTACACCTGCTGGGTGGCACCTTCGAGGCCGGCCCCGAGCAGCGGCCTGGAGCGCGCGGCGGCTGGACGGTGCACGCGGTCCTTCCTCGCGCCGGGGCGCCAGCGTGACCGGTCCCGCTGGCCGGGTCGTCCGGGTGCTGGTCGCCGACGACCAGGAGATCGTCCGAACCGGCCTGCGCATGATCCTCGACGCCCAGCCGGGCATTGAGGTCGTCGGCGAGGCCGCCGACGGGCTGGCCGCCGTCGAGCTGGCCGGCCAGCTGCGCCCCGACGTGTGCCTGCTCGACATCCGGATGCCGGCCATGGACGGGATCGAGGCCACCGCCCGGCTCGCGGGCCCCGGCGTGGCCGACCCGATCGCGGTCGTCGTGATCACCACGTTCGACCTGGACGAGTATGTGTACGCCGCGCTGCGGGCCGGCGCTCGGGGCTTTCTGCTGAAGGACGCCGGTCCGGACCTGCTCGCCCAGGCCGTCCACGCCGCGGCCGCCGGCGACGCGCTCATCGCTCCGGCCGTCACGGCCCGGCTGCTGGCCGCCTTCGCCGAGTCGGGCTCGGGCCGGCCGCCGCGCCAGCCCGTCGAGCCGCTCACCGACCGCGAGGAGCAGGTGCTCGCCGCGGTGGCCCGCGGCCGGACCAACAACGAGGTCGCGGCCGAGCTCTACATCACGCTGAGCACGGTCAAGACCCACGTTGCCAGCCTGATGGCCAAGCTCGCCGCGCGAAACCGCGTCGAGATCGCCATCTGGGCCTACGAGACCCGGCGGGTCCGCCCCGGCTGAGCCGGTCAGGGCGGCGGCCGGGTCAGGTCCGGCGGGCGTTCAGGTCCGGCGGGCGTTCAGGGCCGCCTGGTGCTCAGGGCCGCCTGGTGCTCAGGGCCGCCTGGTAGTCAGGGCCGCCTGGTAGTCAGGACCGCTCGATCTTCGTGAGGGCGAGCTCGCCGTCGAGGTCGACGTGGGCGGCGCCGTACCGCTCGGTGAGCGCGAGCGAGCTCTCCCTGCGCGGGAAGCCGTCGGTGCCCAGCGTCGACAGCCAGATCGCCAGGCCGTAGGCGGCCGAGGCCCGGTAGTGCGTCCAGGCGTCCTCGAAGGACGGGCGGGTCTCGTCCGGCACGTCGAGCGCGGCCGAATACTCCGTCAGCAGGTCGGCCTCGGCGCGGCGGCGGTCGGCGATGGTGAGCGAGCCGACCAGGAAGGAGCCGACGTCCCGTCCCGGGCGACCAGCGTGGCCGTGTCGACCACCGCGCCGGGGTGCTGCTGCGCGAGGGCCGCGGTCATCCATTCCGGCGTCACGTCGGCCCAGTCCGCGGGTACCTGTAACAGCGCGGGCGACGTCGGCTCAGTCATCCGCTAAGTATGTGATCGCTCACTTCCGGGGTCAACCGTCCGCTCGGCCGGCGAGCTGCCTGACCAGGTCCGTCACCTGCAGGTCCGTCACCTGCAGGTCCGTCAGCGGTTGTCCGATCCGGTCAGGGCCACGTCGAGGGTGGGCTCGATGCGGGCGGCGAGCCACTGCGACTCGGTGCCGGTCAGGGTGCGCGCCAGGTTTCCAGGCAGCCGCCGCCAGCCGAGGCCTGGCGCGAGCAGCGTGAGGTCACCGGTCGCGCGCCGCATCAGTGGGAACCGGTCTTCCCAGCTCGCGGCGCCGGGGCCGTCGCCGGTCGTGAAGCCCACGACGAGCTCGGCGGGTGCGGTGAGCGTGGCGGCGCTGATCTCGCCCGGCCCACCGGGCGCCGCGCCGTCGAGCACGAAGGTGCCGTCGCCGCCCGAAGCCACCTTCAGCTGCTGGGACTGGGTCTGCCCACCCAGCCGCACATAGAGCCGGGCGCCCGCCCCGAGGCCACCGGCGGAGACGCCGGCGGTGCCGGGGGCCGGCGGCCGGACGGTCACCCGGATCTGGATGCTGGTGCCCTGAACCTGGTGCAGCTGCACGAACGAGCCTCGGTAGCTGCCGGGGACGTCCGCGTCGACGAGCTCGTTCGGCCGTACCCGGTAGATCGTCCGGTCGGGCATCCGGTCGGGCAGGGCGGCGATGCCGGGGCCGATGTCGGCCGCGTAGACGATCCGTCCGTCCAGTCCGGGCGCGTTGCGCAGCGTGTGGTACGGGATCTGGGTGTAGCGGGTGGGGGTCGCGGGCGTCACCACTACCAGTGCCGGGCCCGGGAGCTGGTCCGGTATCAGCGCGTCGAGGAACGCGTTGCCGGAGTTCACGCCGCGCTGGACGTGGATCCTGGCCGGGATGGTGGGCACGGTCAGCGCCACGAATCCGGCCACGGTGAGCACCAGGGCGGTGATCCGGACCAGCGGCTTCGGACGGGATCGGCGCGCCCGCCGCCCGCTGCGCCGCTCCTGGGGAAGCAGCGTCCACAGCCAGCGGGCGCCGGCGGCCCCGAGGATGGCGACCGGAGTGAAGCCGGCGAGGTGGTAGTGGGGGCCGAGCCCGTCACGCAGCCCCGGCATGGCGAAGGCCGAGCCCCACCAGAAGAAGTAGCCGACCAGCACCGCCCCGGTCGTCACGGCGAGCAGCAGGCGCTCCGCGCGGTGTCGAGGAGCCAGCAGGCCGATGACGGCGAGCGCGATCAGGCCCAGGCCGCCGAAATACCAACTTGGCGCCGCCTTCAGCGTCGCCGAGAGGGCCTGCTCGGCGAGGTGACGGCTGAAGGTGAAGGCCGGCTCGGACGGCAGGATGCGCCGCGGGCCGAACCCGAACGTGTCCAACGGGTCCGACGCCGTCTGCGGGAGCCGGGTCGGCGACCCCGTCACGTGTGCGCAGTAGGCCAACAGCAGGCCGACGAACGGGGCCGCGCCGAGGACGCCCCAGCCCGATCGGGCCAGGAAGATCCCTGGAGTCCGCCACATCCGGGCGAATGCGAACACGATGAGGGGCCCTACGACGAGAACCACGTCGAACGGCCTGATCAGCACCGCGAACCCGACCAGTGCGCCACCGGCGACCAGCGTGCGCCGTGTCCCGGTCCGCACCCCGCGTAGCAGCAGGGCGCTGGCCAGCGTGAGTACTGCCGCGCAGGGGGCGTAGGCCAGGGGAAGCGCGGTGTGCAGCAGCACGAGCGGGGAGAGCGCGACCATCCCGGCCGCGATCACGGCGGTCCAGGCGTCCTCGAACAGCTCGCGGGTAAACAGGTAGGTACCGATGACCCAGCAGGCCGCGACCGCCGCGGGAGCGACGGCCATCGTGCCGAAGATGGCCTGCGACGTGGCGAGCAGCGCGGGCCAGCCGGGCAGGTACTTGGTGAACACCTCGGTGCCGCGCACGCCGGTCAGCCACGGCTGGAAGAACGGCTCCACCACCCGGGCGTCGAGAGTGAGCCGCCCGTCCAGCAGCATCCGCGCCTGCAGGACGTAGGCAGCCTCGTCGGCGTCCCCGGAGCCCTGCCGGTAGAGGCCGGCCTGCAACAGGAGGCTCACGGCGAACGAGCAGGCCGCGAGGAGCAGGACGGCCCGGCTCTGCACGTCGATCCGGGCCAGCCGAACCCGCCAGGCTGGCTCCTGGAAGCCGGGTTCGACTACGGCCGGCCGCCAGCCGACACCGGTCGGCCGCCGTCGTCGCACCCGAAGGGGAACCGTCTCGGGAGCGGAGACGTCGACGGTCATCGGGGCTCGCGGTGTGCGACGTCGGCCATCATGACTGCGTCACGGCACGCTGCCGCCCGTCTCCGGTCACGCGTGGGCACCATCCGTCGCATCGCTGTCGCTAATCGCGCTTATCTGCACGGAGCAGCCGCATTCTGCGGCTTCGCGCCATTAGCACGATAGACGACCCATAAGCGATCACTGGCGGCCGTACCCGGTCGTCTCGGTGCCTTCTCGCAGCCGTCCTGGTGCCGGGTCCGATCGGCCAGGTGGCGCTTCCGGTCGGCCCGCGGTCGGTCGGCCGAGCTCCGGTCGCGGTGGAGAGGTGGCCGTCGCCGCGTCGGTCAGGACCGCCAAGACCCCGCCGGATCCGTAGAGTCCTCGATGACCACAGCAGAAACCCGGCAGAAACCGCGCCGGACCTCTCGTTGACGGAGACAGCGATGACTCTGACGATCGGCGACACCGCGCCTGACTTCGTGGCCGCGACCACGGAGGGCACCATCAAGTTCCATGACTGGATCGGTGACTCCTGGGCGGTGCTCTTCTCGCACCCCAAGAACTTCACGCCGATCTGCACCACCGAGCTCGGCTACGTCGCGTCGATCAAGCCCGAGTTCGACCGCCGCGGCGTGAAGATCATCGGATTGTCCGTGGACCCGGTCGAGCTGCACGAGGACTGGTCCAAGGACATCGCCGAGACGCAGGGCACCGCGCCGAACTACCCGCTGATCGGTGACTCCGACTTCACGATCTCCAAGGCCTACGGCATGCTCGGCGCGGACGTCAGCGGCGACCCGTCGGACCGGACCGCGGCGGACAACCAGACCGTCCGCAACGTGTTCGTGATCGGCCCGGACAAGAAGATCAAGCTGATCCTGGTCTACCCGATGACGACCGGCCGCAACTTCGACGAGGTCCTGCGGGTCATCGACTCGCTGCAGCTGACCACGAAGCACAAGGTCGCCACCCCGGTGAACTGGAAGCAGGGCGAGGACGTCGTCATCGCCGGCTCGGTCAGTAACGACCAGGCCAAGGAGCTGTTCGGCACCTGGCAGGCCCCGAAGCCCTACCTGCGCATTGTCCCGCAGCCCAGCGCCTGACCAGCCAGGCCCCCGGCCCCTTCCCGGCCGCCGCGTGAGTCATACGTGGTGGCTGGGAAGGGACTCGGAGGCACGACCGTAGGTCATGACTCGGCCTGGCCCCCGGCCCTGTCCGCGTTCGTGGGCTCGTCGCCCGGCTCGCCGCGGACGGCGCGTAGCCAGAGGATCGGGTCGCCGTCGTCGACCTGCTGGCCGGCGGCTCGCAGCAGTTCCCGGGTCAGCTGCCGGCGGTGCGCGGCGAACGTGAGCACGTGCGCGATCACGGAGCTGAGCACGAAGCTCACCGGCGGGTCGCAGAGCGCGTCGATCAGGCGGTCGCCCCAGGCCCCGCGGCGGTCGATGTCGCGGACGGCCGCGAGCCAGCGCGGGGCGGTGGCGTCATGACGCGCCAGCAGGGCGGCCGCGTCGCCATCCTCGTCGCGGGCCGGCAGGTCGAGGCCCTCGATGGCAGCGAGCCATACCTCCTTGGTCCAGATGTGATGTTCCAGGACCGCGGCGATCGACCCCTCCAGGCCCTCCCAGGACGTCACCGTCGCACCGGGTCGCCGGACGGCCCGGAACTCGGCGTCGGTCAGGCCTTTTCGCGAGTTCCAGCAGGTCGCGGGTGTCGTCCAGGTCGTGGCTGACCAGTTGGTCGGTAAGCGGGTTCATCGCATGCTCCGTCGAGTGCACCCACAGCGACATCGGTGGGTGGTAACGGCTGGCGCTGGGAACCGGCGTAAGACGGCGGCCTGCCCCGGCCACCTCGGCGGGCGACTGTCGACGGGGACGCCGAGCCCGGCGGAGACGATTCGGGCGAGCGCGGTGAGCAGGGCCGCGCGCGAGCGTCGCGTCGTGGTGGTCAGACGCGGTGCAGCCTGATGTCGCCGAAGGGCGTCCGCGCGTGGATCTCGACCTTGTTCTCGGCCTCACTCGGCTCGCCGGTGACGGCGTCGAGCTCGTTTCGCATGTGGCCGTGTCCGGTCTGGACGTCGAGCCACGCCGCGGTGCCCGTGGCGATGCCGACCTCGAGGTCGCCCGCGGCCGTGCGCAGCGCGACCGCGCCGCTGACCACCCCGCCCACCCGGATGCTGCCGTTGGCCGTGCGTGCGTCGACCCCGGTGGCCGCCCGGTCGATGACGATCTCGCCGTTGGCGTTGCGAACCCGGGCCTCCCCGGACACCGCGCCGATCCGGGTGGCGCCGTTGGAGTTGCGGACCACCACGTCGCCCTTGACCGTGCCGATCCGCACGGCGCCGGTCCCGGTCTTGGCCTCGGCATCGCCGGCCACGCCGTCGACCGCGATGTCGCCGGCCCCGGTGCTCAGCCGCGCCGGCCCGCAGTGCTCCAGCCGGATGGCGCCCATGGTCGTCTTGATCCGGCATTCACCCAGCTCGCCGGAGCTGGTCACGTCGGCGACCGATGCCTCGCAGTCCACCTGCGACGCGGCCGGGAGCTCGACCGTCACGTCGACGGACCTGGTCTTGCGGGAAAAGGCCAGGGCCCGGGTCCGGGGCGCCCGCACGAGCAGCGCACCGTCGGAGTACTCGACCCGGGTCTGCCGGGCTGCCTCGACGTCCGACTCGTCGTCCGGGTCGGTCGGTCGGACCTCGACGACCGTGTCCACGCGGTCGGTCGCGATGATTCTCGCGTTTCCGCAGAACAGCTCGAGAGTGGCCGCAATCGGTGACGGTGTGTCGAAAATGGGCATGGCTGTCCTCACTTAGGTACTGATTCTGGTTTTTGGCCGCTCGAAGTCGTCGAGCAGCGCCGAAGAATGGTGTTTAGTGCACCCAGCCGGTGACGTGCTGCGAGCCGCGCTTACCTCCGGTCGGCCGGGCGGCCCCGTCCTGCGGCGAACGCAGGGCGGCGGTGGCGGCCCGGACGAGCCAGGCGTTGACCGACCGGCCCTCCTGGGCCGCCGCCGCCTCCACGGCGACCTTGAGCTGTTCGGGCAGCCGCACGTTGATCCGTGCCGTGGCACCGTCCTCCGACACCGGGTCCAGCGTCATCGCCGCCGGCTGCGTCTCGGCCGGCTGGTCCGCCTGTGGCATGGCCACGACGAACTCGGGCTCCCGTCCACGTAGCCGGACCTCCACCGATCCCGGCGCGAGCTCCTGCGTGATCTCGTTCGCGGCCGCGGACAACGTCTCGAGCAACGTGAGCCGGATCGCCGACTCCAGCCCGCCCGTCAGCCGCTCGACCAGCTCGCGTACGTCGTCGCCGCCGGCCTCCAGCAACGTGACGAGCTCTTGTCCGAGCCTGTCCACCTGCTTGCTCAACTCCATGACGCCATATTGGCACCAGTTTGGCTCATATGCAAGAGGATTGGCGCCAGGATGGCACCGAAATGGCGCCACGCCCTCTCGAGAGGGCTACGCGAGGGGACGCGGCTACCGCGGGAGGGCCGTCAGGATCGCGTCGCGGACCGCCGCTGGTCGTTCGGCCCACGGCGCGTGCCCGGCGGCGTCGAACACGATCCGAGATCCCTGGGTGGCCCACAGCGCGGCGGAGTGGTCACGCGCGGCGGGACCAGGCGAGAAGTCGGGCCGCCACTGCAGCAGGCACCACTCCCGTTCCTCGGCCGGGCTGCGGCGGCGTTGGGAGAGCTCCGTCCACCGGGGCAGGTCGGTGCCCAGTCGGCGCTGCCGCTCGGCGAGGTACCTGGCGCGGAATCCGTCGCCCGCGCCGACGCCGGCGACGTAGACGACGCCTGTCACGCTGTCTGGTGAGTGCGCGGCATAACGCAGGCCCAGCTCGGCCACCCCCCACGAGTGCCCCACCACGCCCCAGCGGTCCACCAGCGGTGGTGGGCGGTTCACCATGGCGCAGGCCCTCGACGACCTGGATCAGGTCCGGGCCGCCCACGGAGTGGACCGCGAACGTCCGCAGCCCCGCTGATCGAACCGGATCACCGTGAACACGTCGTCCAGCAGCGCGGCCACCGGTGCCAGGTAGTCCCACAGGCCTGGTCCGCCATGGCCCAGCACGACGGGTGGACCGCCACCGCTGACCTCGGTCCACAGTCGCGTGCCGTCGGCCAGCCTGATCACACCACTTTCCTAGCATCGGCGATCCGGGCTGGTGTCGTGATTGCCCGGCGTAGGCGCCGCGGGCGCCGTGCCGTGCCGGACTGTGTCGCTTGGGCGCGGCATTGAGGCCGCTAATGTGGGCCAATGGAGAAGGTCACGGGCATTGGCGGTGTATTCCAGCGAGCGGGCGGTTCCGAGAGCCTCCGGGACTGGTACGCAAAGCACCTGGGTATCGACCTGGCTGAGTACGGTGGCGCCCAGTTTCACTGGGAACCTGGGGGCTCGACGACCTGGGCGATCTTCGATCGGGATACCGACCGTTTCGGCCGGCCCGAGTAGGCTTTTATGATCAACTTCCGGGTGGCCAACCTGGACGCGATGCTCGCCCAGTTGCGTGCCGCCGGGGTCGAGGTGATCGACCCGGGCGAGGATTCCGAGTACGGCCGGTACGCCTGGGCCGTGGATCCGGAGGGGACCCGGTTCGAGCTCTGGGAACCCGCGTCCGACCAGTAGCAGGCGCGTCCCGCGGCCAGCGGCCCCGCGGGTCACGGTCGGCCCTCGTCCTGCGCGGCCACGGACTCGTAAAGCAAGCCCGGCCGACCTGCCGATCTCGTCCGCGCGGGACACGCGACTCGGCGCACCGCCGTAGCTCGGTGACTCTGTGTAACCATTGCCGTGGTTCCTCGCCTGGTTGGCCAGGGACGACGGGCGCTGCTCGCCGCCGCAGGCGGACGGACCGGGCCCGCACGGCTGGGCGCGCAGACGGGCGGGGGCCCGAGCGCCCGCTGGTAAGCGCGAGGAGCGGCGCGATGTCGACATGCACCAACACAGGCCTGGCCGAGCACGGGGCGGCGGGGGTGCAGGTCCACCCGTGCTGAGGCGGGACCTGGACTCCGCGCGGTCGGGCGCGGCGTGCCCGCCTGACCAGCCCGCTCAGGCGGCGGTGCCGGTCGTTCGGGGTATGGCATTGGCACGTGGCGAGCCGGTCCGTCGCGCAGGACTACGTCTCGTCCTCCGCCTCGGCGGCGAGGATCAGCGCGATGTGTTCCAGGCTCGGCCGCCCTTCGCCGTTCAGCGTCGCGGCAAGATAGGCGACCGCGGCGATCCGCATCGCCGCTTCCTCAATGATCTTTCCTGTGGCTTCGGCAAGCGCGCCGGGGTTGCTCTCGGCCAGGTCGTGCAGCAACTGTCTGGCCGA contains the following coding sequences:
- a CDS encoding histidine kinase produces the protein MEAALGRRAGGRDHPDRPRPPARVWRDWALVAVFTPMALLEGLLRPDLPWRPVALVIGVGLVPTLLWRRTRPFLMTAIAFGVGIVASLATSGPPPELNSMFYLLLFPYALARWGEGRAVPAGLSIAVLADVVSFVADPESLGSAAGGLAVLTTSAALGAAFRYRAWARFREFEQVKLVERERLARDLHDTVAHHVSAIAIRAQAGLATAPARQEAATEALRLIETEARRTLAEMRTMVRVLRRDQPLTATGSSLPVAPPLGGPGPLAGPTPPRPEDLAPTPGITDLGRLADDRAGLPVAVSLAGPVDDVAAPVATAVYRLAQEAVTNARRHARGATGIEVEVTADDGAVRLRVRDDGDTSGAAPSPTPGYGLLGMRERVHLLGGTFEAGPEQRPGARGGWTVHAVLPRAGAPA
- a CDS encoding response regulator transcription factor yields the protein MTGPAGRVVRVLVADDQEIVRTGLRMILDAQPGIEVVGEAADGLAAVELAGQLRPDVCLLDIRMPAMDGIEATARLAGPGVADPIAVVVITTFDLDEYVYAALRAGARGFLLKDAGPDLLAQAVHAAAAGDALIAPAVTARLLAAFAESGSGRPPRQPVEPLTDREEQVLAAVARGRTNNEVAAELYITLSTVKTHVASLMAKLAARNRVEIAIWAYETRRVRPG
- a CDS encoding DUF6541 family protein encodes the protein MTVDVSAPETVPLRVRRRRPTGVGWRPAVVEPGFQEPAWRVRLARIDVQSRAVLLLAACSFAVSLLLQAGLYRQGSGDADEAAYVLQARMLLDGRLTLDARVVEPFFQPWLTGVRGTEVFTKYLPGWPALLATSQAIFGTMAVAPAAVAACWVIGTYLFTRELFEDAWTAVIAAGMVALSPLVLLHTALPLAYAPCAAVLTLASALLLRGVRTGTRRTLVAGGALVGFAVLIRPFDVVLVVGPLIVFAFARMWRTPGIFLARSGWGVLGAAPFVGLLLAYCAHVTGSPTRLPQTASDPLDTFGFGPRRILPSEPAFTFSRHLAEQALSATLKAAPSWYFGGLGLIALAVIGLLAPRHRAERLLLAVTTGAVLVGYFFWWGSAFAMPGLRDGLGPHYHLAGFTPVAILGAAGARWLWTLLPQERRSGRRARRSRPKPLVRITALVLTVAGFVALTVPTIPARIHVQRGVNSGNAFLDALIPDQLPGPALVVVTPATPTRYTQIPYHTLRNAPGLDGRIVYAADIGPGIAALPDRMPDRTIYRVRPNELVDADVPGSYRGSFVQLHQVQGTSIQIRVTVRPPAPGTAGVSAGGLGAGARLYVRLGGQTQSQQLKVASGGDGTFVLDGAAPGGPGEISAATLTAPAELVVGFTTGDGPGAASWEDRFPLMRRATGDLTLLAPGLGWRRLPGNLARTLTGTESQWLAARIEPTLDVALTGSDNR
- a CDS encoding peroxiredoxin, with protein sequence MTLTIGDTAPDFVAATTEGTIKFHDWIGDSWAVLFSHPKNFTPICTTELGYVASIKPEFDRRGVKIIGLSVDPVELHEDWSKDIAETQGTAPNYPLIGDSDFTISKAYGMLGADVSGDPSDRTAADNQTVRNVFVIGPDKKIKLILVYPMTTGRNFDEVLRVIDSLQLTTKHKVATPVNWKQGEDVVIAGSVSNDQAKELFGTWQAPKPYLRIVPQPSA
- a CDS encoding DinB family protein yields the protein MTSWEGLEGSIAAVLEHHIWTKEVWLAAIEGLDLPARDEDGDAAALLARHDATAPRWLAAVRDIDRRGAWGDRLIDALCDPPVSFVLSSVIAHVLTFAAHRRQLTRELLRAAGQQVDDGDPILWLRAVRGEPGDEPTNADRAGGQAES
- a CDS encoding DUF4097 family beta strand repeat-containing protein, with product MPIFDTPSPIAATLELFCGNARIIATDRVDTVVEVRPTDPDDESDVEAARQTRVEYSDGALLVRAPRTRALAFSRKTRSVDVTVELPAASQVDCEASVADVTSSGELGECRIKTTMGAIRLEHCGPARLSTGAGDIAVDGVAGDAEAKTGTGAVRIGTVKGDVVVRNSNGATRIGAVSGEARVRNANGEIVIDRAATGVDARTANGSIRVGGVVSGAVALRTAAGDLEVGIATGTAAWLDVQTGHGHMRNELDAVTGEPSEAENKVEIHARTPFGDIRLHRV
- a CDS encoding toxin-antitoxin system HicB family antitoxin, translated to MELSKQVDRLGQELVTLLEAGGDDVRELVERLTGGLESAIRLTLLETLSAAANEITQELAPGSVEVRLRGREPEFVVAMPQADQPAETQPAAMTLDPVSEDGATARINVRLPEQLKVAVEAAAAQEGRSVNAWLVRAATAALRSPQDGAARPTGGKRGSQHVTGWVH
- a CDS encoding alpha/beta hydrolase, with product MVNRPPPLVDRWGVVGHSWGVAELGLRYAAHSPDSVTGVVYVAGVGAGDGFRARYLAERQRRLGTDLPRWTELSQRRRSPAEEREWCLLQWRPDFSPGPAARDHSAALWATQGSRIVFDAAGHAPWAERPAAVRDAILTALPR
- a CDS encoding alpha/beta fold hydrolase; translation: MIRLADGTRLWTEVSGGGPPVVLGHGGPGLWDYLAPVAALLDDVFTVIRFDQRGCGRSRSTPWAART